One genomic segment of Desulfomicrobium sp. ZS1 includes these proteins:
- a CDS encoding electron transport complex protein RnfA has product MEIFLLFISAIFVNNIVLAQYLGNCPYLGCSKEKGVAFGMGAAVIFVTIMATLFTHIIQQYVLVTFHLAYLQTIVFILVIAALVQFVEMFLKKMVPPLYKSLGIFLPLITTNCAVLGVAILVQRKEYDLFTSVLYAIAAAAGFLLALILMAGIRERFEITRIPRSMRGVPIGLVMAGLMSLAFMAFKGMIA; this is encoded by the coding sequence ATGGAAATTTTTCTGCTTTTTATCTCGGCTATTTTTGTAAATAACATCGTTCTTGCCCAATATCTTGGGAACTGTCCGTATCTCGGATGCTCCAAAGAAAAAGGGGTGGCCTTCGGCATGGGTGCGGCCGTGATCTTTGTCACCATAATGGCCACGTTGTTTACCCACATCATTCAGCAATATGTGCTTGTCACTTTTCATTTGGCATATCTGCAAACCATCGTTTTCATTCTTGTTATCGCTGCATTAGTGCAGTTTGTCGAAATGTTCCTCAAGAAGATGGTTCCACCTCTTTATAAATCACTGGGCATTTTCCTTCCTCTGATCACGACGAACTGCGCGGTGCTCGGCGTCGCCATTCTGGTTCAGCGCAAGGAATATGATCTTTTCACGTCGGTTCTTTATGCCATCGCCGCCGCTGCAGGTTTTCTTCTAGCGCTCATTCTCATGGCCGGCATCAGGGAGCGCTTTGAAATTACCCGGATTCCGCGTTCAATGCGCGGAGTTCCCATCGGGTTGGTCATGGCCGGACTTATGTCTTTGGCATTCATGGCATTCAAAGGCATGATTGCCTAA
- a CDS encoding RnfABCDGE type electron transport complex subunit D translates to MYSVATAPLWHSGRTLQKNMLQTLLALMPVVAMAVYRYGYDAVVVMAWAGLTAVVTEALVQKLMQQAPTSDDFSALVDGLLFAFLLPATAPVWMVVIGSAIMVILGRMVFGGFGGSPLCAPAAGWAILAISWPEFMDLNGMLLKWDLVEPLSELKFFGLDAIASISPMSLLLGENLGALGASQVAMVLLGGLYLMARGLLRWFIPVSFLVGVLVTGLVYNLIDPQVYATPLFHLLSGSTLLAAFFLMPYPSSSPAWRIPMLLFGFFGGVMVVVIRTYGIYPDGAPFAILLVNLCTPLFDLIQPKPFGGR, encoded by the coding sequence ATGTATTCCGTAGCCACGGCTCCACTTTGGCATAGCGGAAGAACACTCCAAAAGAACATGCTTCAGACTCTACTGGCTCTTATGCCGGTGGTTGCCATGGCCGTATATCGTTACGGATACGATGCGGTTGTGGTCATGGCCTGGGCCGGACTCACGGCCGTCGTTACTGAAGCTCTCGTGCAAAAGCTTATGCAACAGGCTCCCACCTCCGATGACTTCAGTGCGTTGGTGGATGGGCTGCTTTTCGCCTTTTTGCTACCTGCCACCGCCCCCGTATGGATGGTGGTCATCGGCAGCGCCATCATGGTTATTCTGGGCCGTATGGTTTTCGGCGGATTCGGAGGGAGTCCTCTTTGCGCTCCGGCTGCAGGTTGGGCGATTCTCGCCATCTCGTGGCCCGAATTCATGGATTTGAATGGAATGCTGCTCAAATGGGATCTTGTTGAACCGTTGAGCGAACTCAAGTTTTTCGGACTGGATGCCATTGCCTCCATAAGCCCCATGAGCCTTCTGCTTGGCGAGAATCTGGGGGCACTAGGTGCCTCGCAGGTCGCGATGGTGCTGCTTGGTGGCCTCTATTTGATGGCTCGCGGTTTGTTGCGGTGGTTCATTCCCGTGTCTTTTTTGGTCGGAGTTCTGGTTACGGGCTTGGTGTATAATCTCATTGATCCTCAAGTCTACGCCACACCGCTTTTCCATCTTCTTTCAGGCAGCACACTGCTCGCAGCGTTTTTCCTGATGCCGTATCCGTCGTCATCTCCTGCATGGCGTATTCCGATGCTTTTATTCGGTTTTTTTGGTGGAGTGATGGTGGTGGTCATACGGACCTACGGCATTTATCCGGATGGGGCCCCTTTCGCCATCTTGCTGGTCAATCTCTGCACGCCGCTTTTTGACCTCATCCAACCCAAGCCATTTGGCGGGAGGTAG
- the rnfG gene encoding RnfABCDGE type electron transport complex subunit G, protein MMEIIRMVVVLSAITGLSGFVLSGLKVWTNPIIEEQVLMNVQGPALKQLFVDSNNDPIADRKTLPKPGSEGETIIVFPAMKDGKLQAVAIEGSGKGYGGDVNVLVGFDVNKDNLLGISVTTHKETPGLGSRIQEPAFTKQFKGKDPAKASLKKDGGDIDLVSGATFSSIGSADAVKQAAGWYAALKDTIKTTWQ, encoded by the coding sequence ATGATGGAAATTATTCGAATGGTGGTAGTGCTTTCCGCCATTACAGGACTTTCGGGATTTGTCTTGTCCGGTCTCAAGGTTTGGACCAATCCCATCATTGAGGAGCAGGTGCTCATGAATGTGCAGGGTCCGGCGTTGAAACAGCTTTTTGTTGACAGCAACAACGATCCTATCGCGGACCGAAAAACTTTGCCTAAGCCTGGCAGCGAGGGAGAAACGATTATTGTTTTCCCGGCGATGAAGGACGGCAAACTCCAAGCCGTGGCGATTGAAGGTTCAGGCAAGGGTTACGGTGGTGATGTCAACGTCCTGGTAGGATTTGACGTGAACAAGGACAATCTACTTGGAATCAGTGTGACCACGCACAAGGAAACTCCGGGTCTGGGTTCGCGCATTCAGGAGCCTGCCTTCACGAAGCAGTTCAAAGGCAAGGACCCTGCCAAGGCATCTCTCAAGAAAGACGGCGGCGATATTGACCTCGTATCCGGAGCGACCTTCTCGTCCATCGGGTCAGCGGATGCGGTCAAGCAGGCTGCCGGATGGTATGCGGCTCTTAAGGACACCATCAAAACCACATGGCAGTAG
- the rsxE gene encoding electron transport complex subunit RsxE encodes MASLMQEFTKGLWKELPPFRLVLGLCPTLAVTNTANNGLGMGAAVIFVLALSNVIISLVRNIIPKKVRIVCFIAIAASLVVAVEMLMQAFAYPLYEQLGIFVPLIVVNCIILGRAEAFAAKNSPLLSLADGLGMGIGFTLSLTFLGALRESFGAGTLFGVSLFGPDFEPFTFMVQAPGAFVCLGLILAGMNYLSIWQAKRKGVELDPNFDSGCSGCGACKAMDKIAAQKKLERLEPAKG; translated from the coding sequence ATGGCCAGTTTGATGCAAGAATTCACCAAGGGACTTTGGAAAGAGCTTCCTCCGTTCCGTTTAGTGCTTGGTCTTTGTCCGACTCTGGCGGTCACCAATACCGCGAACAACGGTTTGGGCATGGGAGCTGCAGTTATTTTTGTTCTCGCGCTCTCCAACGTCATTATTTCTCTTGTTCGCAACATAATTCCTAAAAAAGTCCGTATCGTATGTTTTATTGCCATCGCGGCGTCATTGGTTGTCGCGGTTGAAATGCTTATGCAGGCTTTTGCTTACCCGCTTTATGAGCAGTTGGGCATTTTCGTTCCGCTCATCGTTGTTAACTGCATCATTCTCGGGCGAGCGGAAGCGTTCGCTGCAAAAAATTCCCCGCTACTTTCGCTGGCGGATGGTCTGGGAATGGGCATTGGCTTTACCTTATCCCTTACATTTCTTGGTGCACTCCGCGAAAGTTTCGGGGCGGGAACATTGTTTGGTGTTTCTCTTTTCGGACCTGATTTCGAACCGTTCACGTTCATGGTTCAGGCCCCTGGCGCTTTTGTCTGCCTCGGTCTGATCTTGGCCGGAATGAATTACCTCAGCATCTGGCAGGCCAAACGAAAAGGTGTTGAATTGGACCCGAATTTTGATTCCGGCTGCTCCGGCTGCGGAGCTTGTAAGGCCATGGACAAGATTGCCGCCCAGAAGAAACTGGAACGGCTCGAACCTGCTAAAGGATAA